Proteins co-encoded in one Arachis hypogaea cultivar Tifrunner chromosome 11, arahy.Tifrunner.gnm2.J5K5, whole genome shotgun sequence genomic window:
- the LOC140176124 gene encoding uncharacterized protein: METYREQRRVHREEQVEEEAQQDQPPLPQGHYFPPQEYWQQLTFSIEQMRIAFLLRQGLSFRGNDETDDSVNQEIFLELLNFLAQHNEEIDRAFKNTSGNLKLRAPSIKKKIVRAVTNEMTKVIVNDLGDELYVNKEGKVREHFLGLVHVSNTNALSLKLALESLLETYNLSLYRIRGQEYDGASNMQGEFNGLKALMLKENSYAFYVHCFAHQL; encoded by the exons ATGGAGACTTACAGGGAACAGCGCAGGGTCCACAGAGAAGAGCAGGTTGAGGAGGAAGCTCAGCAGGATCAGCCACCACTGCCTCAGGGACACTACTTCCCACCTCAGGAATACTGGCAGCAGCTCACCTTCTCTATTGAGCAGATGAGGATCGC ATTTCTTTTGCGACAAGGATTGTCCTTTCGTGGTAACGATGAGACAGATGATTCTGTTAATCAAGAAATTTTTTTGGAACTTCTAAACTTTCTTGCGCAACATAATGAAGAGATTGATCGTGCTTTCAAAAATACTAGTGGGAATCTTAAACTAAGAGCAccctcaattaaaaaaaaaattgtaagagCTGTTACAAATGAAATGACAAAAGTTATTGTTAATGATCTTGGGGATGAAtt GTATGTGAACAAAGAAGGGAAAGTTAGGGAGCATTTTCTTGGTCTTGTTCATGTTTCTAATACCAATGCTTTATCTCTAAAATTAGCATTGGAGTCATTATTAGAAACATATAATTTAAGTTTATATAGAATACGTGGACAAGAATATGATGGTGCAAGTAATATGCAAGGAGAATTTAATGGTTTGAAAGCTTTGATGTTGAAAGAAAATTCTTATGCTTTCTATGTGCATTGCTTTGCCCACCAACTTTAG